The DNA window tataaatgtattgATTGtatggttattttttttttgagatatatgcattataatttatcaaaaagactaaaaaaaatatcgatataagaaaatattttagaaattttgaaaagattttatgtttatttttcgCATAGCTTCGGAAGATATATACGTTTACCATTTTGGAcgtatttatgtattaaatttgatattttttaaaatatatgcgTTTCAAATTGATGAATAAAATTTGAATGCCTTCAAATGTTTATTGTGTAATagtaattgaaaaaaaaagtaagaagtgagaaaatctaattaattttgtacaaatgtgataaattaagtaagaaaaagaaaattacattAAAGTAAAAAGTGGACTTTCGTTTGTGGTAAagtattgtttgattaaaattacaATAGTTCGAGATCATTAtaacacaatttaaaatttgagtcTCATAACATAATAACGACTCCATTTTGGGCAATTAAGGCCGCCCTTTTCCGACAATGGAgcaaaaaagattaaaaaaagttaagtcAACAACTTTTTTACTATTTCTTCCTCACTTATGGCACGGAGCCCGAAACCCAAGCCATTGCAGACTCAGATTTCACCTTCATGTTCAACTTATGCTTTAAGCTCGCCAAATGGAATGGATAAATGAACATCAATAACAAACCGTCACAATCCAAACAATGTGGGTGAGATTGAGAAACATCACACATACCCACCGCACGTTTGTAATGCCAAAGTACTTGTCTACCTCGCCGGACTCATTGGAAAGCCGCTTAAGCTCGATCCCGACTTTGACTCGTTTGAACGGATCACATTTGCCCGCATTTGCATTGAGATCGACTAAATAAGTGCAAAACCGGAAAAAGTCGGACTAAGATGCCGGAATGGAATCACGACCACCATTGAGGTCATGTACGAGCAGCCGGCCAAAAGAGGacagataaaagaaaaagaagcccGTGGCCACCCCCGAACAAGAGAATGTCAAGGTGGTCAAGAAATTCTATATCGAAGTTCTCAAGGCAAATGAAAGCCACAACAAACACGTGAATGAGAACAAAATCAATCCCGATCCCACCAAGCTTGAAACTGAGGTCTCTTTCCCACTGATTAGGTTTGAAAAGCTCGGCGTCGACGTGGATGATAGTGAAAGCCAAAAAATCTTGAAAATCATGAGCTTCGAAACCAAAGAAAGATGCAACGTTGTCAAAGTAACCACTTCAAAGGAAACAACTCATACGCTCAACTCCAAACTCAAgcccaaaaagaaaaaaatgacaaGAGAATCTAGCGAAGACAAAGAAGTCGATACTCTATCCCGAAATATATCTCAAAAAGATCTATGGTGACAAGAAAGAACAAGGCAAAGACAAGAGAGACGAGTTCGAGGAAATCTTCATTCCTTATTCACTTTTGTATTTTGATCTCATTTCTGTGTGCGTTTCTTATGCCAATTGTGGAATCCTCATTGTCATCGTGTTTTGAGCAAACTATTGTAAGCTCAATTTCAACCCTTTcgaatcttttttaattattggcGTAAACCAATTCTAAAACAAACCTAAAACGACCCGAATTGAagtcttaaataaaattagttcataaaaaaaaagtcatttaaatttattattatttattttaaaagattaaatgcctaattttgatttaattgtaACCATTTCCAGATGTCTAAACATGCCTTCTTCATGGGGTCGCTCTGAATGAGTGAGACCTCCTTCCATGGCGTTCCTTTATTTCCGCTCAAAGCTCAAAGGGTTTCGGTTCTAACTTTCTAACCCAGATCCAAATTCACAATTTTTTTCACTCACCTTTGATCCTCTTTCGTTTAACATGGGTATGATTTCCACCATAAATCGATCTACATTGATCATCGCTGGTGGTTCTAACATTTACCGGAAAAACCCACCAGCGCCGCCGCCGCGTAATGTCTCTGTTTCACTACCACTAACAGCCCTGAAAAGGGGACAAATATATTCCCTTTCTAAAACCAGAAAACCCTTGTACATTATTTCATCATTAGAACCATTTGATTCTGATCTTCCAATATTAAAGAAACAAGATGATTTGAAGAAATCATCTAGTTTAATCACATGTCATGTCTACACCCCAAGTCGTCCATTCGATGACGATCAACCGCCAAGAATATCAGAAACAGCTCAAAAGATTAAAATCGGAATCTATTTTGCTATATGGTGGTCTCTAAATGTTGTCTTCAACATCTACAACAAGAAAGTATTGAATGTTTATCCTTACCCATGGCTTACTTCAACTCTATCTTTAGCAACTGGATCTATCATAATGTTAATCGCTTGGATCACCAAAATCGCAGATGCTCCCAATATTGATATGGATTTTTGGAAATCCCTCTTTCCAGTGagtttaaatacattttttgatCTGGGTTTATTAATTTGCTTATAATGATTCTGTTTGATTGTGTTTTAGGTTGCAGTGGCGCATACAATAGGACATGTTGCTGCTACAGTTAGTATGTCAAAAGTTGCTGTTTCATTTACACATATAATAAAAAGCAGTGAACCAGCTTTCAGTGTTTTAGTATCAAGATTGATATTGGGTGATAGATTTCCTGTTGCGGTTTATCTATCGCTTATTCCAATCATTGGGGGTTGCGGCCTTGCTGCTTTAACAGAGATGAACTTCAATTTGACTGGTTTTATGGGTGCAATGATATCGAATTTGGCTTTTGTATTTCGAAACATATTTTCAAAGAAAGGGATGAAAGGAAAATCCATAAGTGGAATGAACTATTATGCTTGTTTATGTATGTTATCTCTAGTGATTCTAACCCCATTTGCGTTTGCTGTTGAGGGATTGCAAATGTGGATTGCT is part of the Impatiens glandulifera chromosome 1, dImpGla2.1, whole genome shotgun sequence genome and encodes:
- the LOC124920653 gene encoding glucose-6-phosphate/phosphate translocator 1, chloroplastic-like, which codes for MGMISTINRSTLIIAGGSNIYRKNPPAPPPRNVSVSLPLTALKRGQIYSLSKTRKPLYIISSLEPFDSDLPILKKQDDLKKSSSLITCHVYTPSRPFDDDQPPRISETAQKIKIGIYFAIWWSLNVVFNIYNKKVLNVYPYPWLTSTLSLATGSIIMLIAWITKIADAPNIDMDFWKSLFPVAVAHTIGHVAATVSMSKVAVSFTHIIKSSEPAFSVLVSRLILGDRFPVAVYLSLIPIIGGCGLAALTEMNFNLTGFMGAMISNLAFVFRNIFSKKGMKGKSISGMNYYACLCMLSLVILTPFAFAVEGLQMWIAGWRLASFEIGPQFVWWVVAQSVFYHLYNQVSYMSLDEISPLTFSVGNTMKRISVIVSSIIIFQTPVRPVNALGAAIAILGTFLYSQAKQ